In Poecilia reticulata strain Guanapo linkage group LG1, Guppy_female_1.0+MT, whole genome shotgun sequence, one genomic interval encodes:
- the tet2 gene encoding methylcytosine dioxygenase TET3: protein METEEAKHEAEESLMLGQFGASHHHSHKFQNGARCSQEDSVQISDSESWITGVVHYEPSKAAGSMKRYRENCNIPTSEQALFQPGFFKMNGDLMNGELKHGFAEQSLAVHQSKKIKVDGEMKENGDSSCSFVKNFSELTKKTEMEQTSVQTDINFDIRNCHIPNRDIFSRPRNKSVPNGAVSSSSTIESTPGDLLEKTLSQYYPEQVSIAPQASGSQLDTVNDSLATRSVGEGAQPPAVTSGLSESQQQPPPAASAEGVNSYNSGNYLVNGYSSNFGVNQQQQPSSYSGQEMVLGAQQHPSGAQCFPDNTNPQGTYTKTQQEYNPRSFLNHNNPSQAPEAGGYGSLNSGANENSQNDNGAGLYHDTNMGLQCETRAQNFQDNSGRQHHPDGQMGNSLQQQNHSVSVNGVEDAHQQRVNISCSTPSQTNWIERNLSHSQQQSTQCTASQAKEQDMWRAKPQSEQQSTSPQVQNQILEQNQAQRFRETQTQGLFTDTGRGSNSSLQKQPDCLPAHMQCAAVQHNTASEWQQSNSKAPQMQQHLLQKMPETKSFPQNQQSNCYLSPMQSEHLHEDKDLQEILSVEFLTTQQQHCQLQRPLSHPPQFEAQQLKSPTYRPRSQPPPGQHQPQPDQPFSNNHQHTDQSAFTYNNTEMQQPQHQRQRLENSGSQNLKQFQPQQPNNHCHEPNQVDLAQTSSQSQPHLPQGLFSQQSGTRMYPKAEEQARASCAQFQTGPRLPLGPASPHADFQRHAALRMRLLQRQERHGPSQLPQSPVDSKQNLGAVKMENGPRFELPTSRQQEQPFMTRDTGGVKIKTENQHSLCVQDRKPGNIIASMEQSLRQYELSNLFEKKHLVVNSSNKVKVESSGPVTILSTNMDMSGADSMATAASVLKNTLDSTPKKEQLLKNFIDSPMKLLDTPVKNLLDTPMKTQYEIASCHCVDQIIEKDEGPYYTHLGSAPTVAGIRELMEKRSGITGRAIRIEKVIYTGKEGKSTQGCPIAKWVIRRSSVEEKLLVLVRERTGHRCDTACIIIVILVWEGIQPSLADRLYLELSETLTKHGAHTQRRCAFNEERTCACQGFNPEASGASFSFGCSWSMYYNGCKFARSKIPRKFKLLGDDVREEENLEKGFQNLATLLGPLYKIMAPEAYGNQVEHEHRAPDCRLGIKEGRPFSGVTACLDFCAHAHRDLHNMQGGSTVVCTLTREDNREIGKIPEDEQLHVLPLYKASSTDEFGSEEGQQEKIKSGAIQVLSAFRRQVRMLAEPAKSCRQKKLDARKAAANKNAMLESSNDKAEKALLAKAKAGTYENTVQSTPFTGALGAPLQSGHPSYPLGVMPQQFQQPQHQGMYPPYPSSSNTALPRFSNSPGSFPGSPKPGSMYTAQPSTPASHFLSSLPNSYMNGPNRPQPGHQCNGGMPVESYHQFYAPNQNQLDVYRQQRPAFFPEQQYGVQQRFELNYPSRYSQPGFQVNGYSAMRPPQPMRHYGPFGSNRTSDARFIDTLTGAPSVHGGMDYALAVSKGNQFGEYPSSYLPQSPHIPGRDSFPMQLNTDVAMPNPQMLPAQISSGCLNPETQSGLGLSNGGQIASNIKSEPGAPQTPTTPKKPEMWSDNEHNFLDPEIGGVAVAPSHGSVLIECAKRELHATTPLKNPDRNHPTRISLVFYQHKNLNEAKHGLAMWEAKMAEKAREKEEEAERNGGEGTPSKSSKKGGKREHSESSEATGEPPYKRFIKALMEGSSSSFTTNTHVMTTPYAFTKVTGPYSQFV from the exons ATGGAAACAGAAGAGGCCAAACATGAGGCGGAAGAAAGTTTAATGTTGGGACAGTTCGGAGCATCTCACCATCATTCTCACAAATTCCAGAATGGAGCTCGGTGTTCACAGGAGGATTCTGTGCAGATCAGCGACAGTGAAAGCTGGATTACTGGTGTGGTGCATTATGAACCCAGCAAAGCTGCTGGCTCCATGAAGAGGTACAGAGAGAACTGCAACATTCCCACTTCCGAACAAGCATTGTTCCAACCGGGATTCTTCAAGATGAACGGAGACTTAATGAACGGAGAGTTGAAGCATGGATTCGCAGAGCAGTCCTTAGCGGTCCaccaaagtaagaaaataaaagtagatggtgaaatgaaagaaaacggTGACTCAAGCTGtagttttgtgaaaaacttCTCTGAGTTGACAAAGAAAACCGAAATGGAACAGACTTCTGTTCAGACTGATATTAATTTTGATATAAGAAACTGTCACATACCTAACAGGGATATTTTCAGCCGACCACGAAATAAGTCTGTTCCAAACGGTGCTGTATCATCTTCCTCAACCATAGAAAGTACTCCCGGTGATCTGCTGGAAAAAACCTTGTCTCAGTATTATCCTGAGCAAGTGTCCATTGCACCACAAGCATCTGGATCACAGCTGGATACTGTCAATGACTCACTCGCCACACGCTCGGTTGGTGAAGGTGCTCAACCCCCTGCTGTAACCTCAGGGCTGTCGGAGTCACAGCAGCAGCCGCCGCCTGCAGCATCCGCAGAAGGCGTCAACAGCTACAACTCTGGCAACTATTTAGTGAATGGATATTCTAGTAACTTTGGAGTAAATCAACAGCAACAGCCTTCATCTTACTCTGGTCAAGAGATGGTTCTGGGGGCACAACAGCATCCCAGTGGGGCACAATGTTTTCCAGATAACACAAACCCTCAAGGTACATATACAAAAACCCAGCAGGAATACAACCCAAGGTCTTTTCTGAACCACAATAATCCCTCGCAGGCTCCAGAGGCGGGTGGATATGGATCTCTTAATTCTGGTGCAAATGAGAACAGCCAAAATGACAATGGAGCTGGTCTGTATCATGACACCAACATGGGACTCCAGTGCGAGACTCGAGCTCAGAATTTCCAGGATAACTCTGGACGACAACATCATCCTGATGGTCAAATGGGAAACAGCCTCCAGCAGCAAAATCACTCTGTGTCAGTAAACGGTGTGGAGGATGCACATCAACAAAGAGTCAACATTTCATGTTCCACTCCCAGCCAAACTAATTGGATAGAAAGGAATCTTTCACATTCCCAGCAGCAGTCGACACAGTGCACAGCATCCCAGGCAAAAGAGCAAGACATGTGGAGAGCTAAGCCTCAGTCAGAACAGCAGAGCACCAGCCCCCAAGTTCAAAACCAGATACTGGAGCAAAACCAAGCGCAAAGGTTCAGGGAAACGCAGACACAAGGACTTTTTACAGACACCGGCCGAGGGTCTAACAGCTCGCTTCAAAAACAGCCAGACTGTCTACCTGCTCACatgcaatgtgctgcagttCAGCACAACACTGCCTCTGAGTGGCAGCAGTCCAACTCTAAAGCACCCCAGATGCAGCAACATTTACTCCAGAAAATGCCTGAGACAAAAAGCTTCCCTCAGAATCAGCAATCTAACTGCTACCTCTCCCCAATGCAATCAGAGCACTTACACGAGGACAAAGACTTGCAGGAGATATTGTCAGTAGAGTTTTTAACAACACAACAGCAGCACTGTCAACTTCAACGCCCGCTGTCCCACCCACCGCAGTTTGAAGCCCAGCAGCTCAAATCTCCCACCTACAGACCTCGCAGCCAGCCTCCACCAGGCCAACACCAGCCTCAACCAGACCAGCCTTTCAGTAACAACCATCAACACACTGACCAATCAGCATTCACCTACAATAACACAGAGATGCAACAGCCACAACATCAAAGACAGCGTCTTGAAAACTCAGGCAGCCAAAACCTCAAACAGTTTCAACCACAGCAGCCTAACAACCACTGCCATGAGCCCAACCAGGTGGACTTAGCCCAGACGTCTTCTCAGTCACAACCTCACCTACCACAGGGTCTGTTCAGCCAACAGTCAGGAACAAGGATGTATCCCAAAGCCGAGGAGCAGGCGAGGGCTTCTTGCGCCCAGTTCCAAACAGGACCTCGACTACCTCTGGGACCAGCAAGTCCCCATGCTGACTTTCAGAGGCATGCAGCTCTTCGCATGCGTCTATTACAAAGGCAGGAACGCCACGGCCCTTCTCAACTCCCTCAAAGCCCAGTTGACTCCAAACAAAACCTCGGAGCTGTAAAAATGGAAAACGGCCCCAGATTCGAGTTGCCCACCTCACGGCAGCAAGAACAGCCGTTTATGACCCGTGATACAGGTGGGGTCAAGATCAAGACTGAAAATCAACATTCACTATGTGTTCAAGACAGGAAGCCAGGGAACATCATTGCCTCTATGGAACAAAGCTTGAGGCAGTACGAGCTCTCGAATCTATTCGAGAAGAAACATCTCGTCGTTAATTCatcaaataaagtcaaagtggaATCCTCAGGCCCTGTCACCATACTATCAACCAACATGGATATGAGCGGGGCAGACTCAATGGCCACAGCAGCTTCTGTTCTGAAAAATACCCTGGACTCCACTCCCAAGAAGGAACAGCTCCTTAAAAATTTCATAGATTCCCCCATGAAGTTGTTAGATACCCCTGTAAAGAATCTTCTGGATACCCCCATGAAAACTCAATATGAGATCGCATCATGCCACTGTGTTG ATCAAATCATTGAGAAGGATGAAGGTCCATATTACACTCATTTGGGCTCAGCACCTACTGTCGCTGGCATTCGAGAGCTGATGGAGAAAAG GTCTGGCATCACTGGGCGAGCCATCAGGATTGAGAAAGTAATTTACACCGGCAAGGAGGGGAAAAGTACACAAGGATGCCCCATAGCCAAATGG GTGATTCGGCGATCCAGTGTAGAGGAAAAGCTACTGGTTTTGGTGCGTGAACGTACCGGTCACAGATGTGACACTGCCTGCATCATAATTGTAATTCTGGTCTGGGAAGGCATCCAGCCCAGCTTGGCTGACCGCCTTTATCTCGAGCTGAGTGAAACTCTAACAAAACACGGAGCTCATACACAGAGACGCTGCGCTTTCAATGAGGA GAGGACCTGTGCATGCCAGGGCTTTAATCCTGAAGCCAGCGGCGCGTCTTTCTCTTTTGGCTGCTCTTGGAGCATGTACTATAATGGCTGCAAGTTTGCCCGAAGCAAAATCCCAAGGAAGTTTAAGCTTCTAGGAGACGATGTCAGAGAG GAAGAGAATCTTGAGAAAGGTTTTCAGAATTTGGCAACATTACTGGGTCCTTTGTATAAAATAATGGCCCCTGAAGCCTATGGAAACCAG GTAGAACATGAGCACAGGGCCCCAGATTGTCGCTTGGGGATCAAGGAGGGACGGCCTTTCTCCGGAGTGACTGCATGTTTGGATTTTTGTGCCCATGCTCATAGAGACCTCCACAACATGCAGGGAGGAAGCACTGTG GTGTGCACATTAACGAGGGAGGATAATCGAGAAATTGGAAAGATACCAGAAGATGAGCAGCTCCACGTCTTACCTCTTTACAAGGCTTCGAGCACCGACGAGTTCGGCAGTGAGGAGGGCcagcaggaaaaaataaaatcaggggCCATTCAAGTCCTCAGTGCCTTCCGTCGTCAGGTGCGCATGCTTGCAGAGCCTGCCAAGTCTTGCCGGCAGAAGAAACTGGATGCGAGAAAAGCGGCTGCCAACAAGAATGCCATGCTGGAAAGCTCAAATGATAAGGCAGAAAAGGCCCTTTTGGCCAAGGCAAAGGCTGGCACTTATGAGAACACTGTCCAGAGCACTCCATTTACAG gTGCTCTGGGAGCCCCCCTTCAGTCAGGTCACCCATCATATCCCCTTGGGGTCATGCCGCAGCAATTTCAGCAACCACAGCACCAGGGCATGTACCCCCCTTACCCCTCCTCATCAAACACTGCTCTCCCAAGGTTCTCTAACAGTCCTGGCTCTTTTCCAGGCTCTCCAAAGCCAGGAAGCATGTACACCGCTCAGCCATCAACACCAGCCAGCCATTTCCTCTCTTCACTTCCAAACTCATACATGAATGGGCCAAATCGTCCACAACCAGGTCACCAATGTAACGGAGGAATGCCTGTTGAAAGTTACCATCAGTTCTATGCACCAAACCAAAATCAGCTGGATGTGTATCGCCAACAGCGGCCAGCGTTTTTCCCCGAGCAGCAGTATGGTGTCCAACAACGCTTTGAGCTCAATTATCCATCTAGGTACAGTCAACCAGGCTTCCAAGTCAATGGTTACAGTGCCATGCGTCCACCTCAGCCCATGAGACACTATGGTCCTTTTGGCAGCAACAGAACCTCAGATGCCCGGTTCATTGACACCCTAACAGGAGCACCCTCTGTTCATGGTGGCATGGATTATGCACTTGCTGTAAGTAAAGGCAATCAGTTTGGAGAATACCCAAGTTCATACTTGCCTCAGAGTCCACACATCCCAGGCCGCGATTCCTTCCCTATGCAACTTAATACAGACGTGGCCATGCCTAATCCACAGATGCTCCCAGCTCAAATCAGCAGTGGCTGCTTAAACCCTGAAACACAGTCAGGGTTGGGTCTTTCCAATGGTGGACAAATTGCCTCCAATATTAAGTCGGAGCCTGGAGCGCCTCAGACACCCACGACCCCCAAAAAACCAGAAATGTGGTCAGACAACGAGCACAACTTCTTGGATCCTGAAATCGGTGGTGTGGCTGTAGCTCCAAGCCATGGCTCTGTACTCATTGAGTGTGCAAAACGAGAGCTGCATGCCACAACGCCCCTCAAAAACCCAGACCGCAACCACCCAACACGCATTTCCCTTGTCTTCTACCAGCACAAGAATCTGAATGAGGCAAAGCACGGGCTGGCCATGTGGGAAGCTAAGATGGCAGAAAAGGCTCgcgagaaggaggaagaggccGAGAGGAATGGCGGGGAAGGGACTCCGAGTAAGAGCAGCAAGAAGGGGGGGAAGCGGGAGCATTCGGAGTCTTCAGAGGCTACCGGAGAACCGCCATACAAGCGTTTCATAAAGGCACTAATGGAAGGATCGTCATCATCGTTCACAACTAATACTCACGTCATGACAACTCCATATGCATTCACCAAGGTCACAGGGCCTTACAGTCAGTTTGTGTAG
- the ppa2 gene encoding inorganic pyrophosphatase 2, mitochondrial produces MRSQLFRSSFGCLLTVFGPFPASCINKAVRQTAAAVPHSYYPRKTMHYQTEQRGHPNSPDYRIYFKTSDGKYISPFHDIPLTAESEQNDNVPAKKPKSENKVLYNMVVEVPRWSNAKMEIATKEPLNPIKQDVKKGKLRYVANIFPHKGYIWNYGALPQTWEDPNHKDKETNCCGDNDPIDVCDIGAQVCSPGQVIQVKVLGILAMIDEGEMDWKVIAINANDKDAEKLNCIEDVRKSRPGHLEATVEWFRKYKVPDGKPENQFGFNGEFKDEDFAVEIIKSTHEHWRALVQKQTNAGGIECKNMSCCNSPFQFSADEARAVVQSAPAFGSAHPVSAEVDKWHFV; encoded by the exons ATGAGATCACAGCTGTTCCGCTCCTCGTTTGGCTGCTTGTTGACTGTTTTTGGCCCGTTTCCCGCTTCCTGCATTAATAAAGCAGTcagacaaactgcagcagctgtgcCACATTCGTATTATCCCAGAAAAACGATGCACTATCAAACGGAGCAGAGAGGACACCCGAATTCTCCAGACTACCGCATTTATTTTA AAACCTCTGATGGCAAATACATTTCACCATTCCATGATATTCCACTTACAGCTGAGTCAGAGCAG AATGACAATGTACCTGCAAAAAAACCTAAGAGTGAGAATAAG GTGCTGTACAACATGGTGGTTGAGGTCCCTCGGTGGTCAAACGCTAAAATGGAA ATTGCAACAAAGGAGCCACTGAATCCCATCAAACAAGACGTGAAGAAGGGAAAACTCAGATACGTGGCCAACATTTTTCCTCATAAAGGATACATTTGGAATTATGGGGCACTTCCACAG ACCTGGGAGGATCCCAaccacaaagacaaagaaactaACTGCTGTGGTGACAATGACCCCATTGATGTTTGTGACATCGGCGCCCAG GTTTGCTCCCCAGGTCAGGTGATCCAAGTCAAGGTTCTGGGCATCCTGGCAATGATTGATGAGGGAGAGATGGACTGGAAGGTCATCGCCATCAACGCAAATGACAAAGATGCAGAAAAGCTCAACT GTATAGAAGATGTTCGGAAGAGCCGACCAGGTCATTTGGAGGCTACTGTCGAGTGGTTCAGGAAATACAAGGTGCCCGATGGAAAGCCAGAGAACCAGTTTGGATTCAACGGGGAATTCAAAGACGAG GATTTTGCAGTTGAGATCATTAAGTCCACCCATGAGCACTGGAGGGCACTTGTGCAGAAGCAAACAAATGCTGGAGGGATTGAGTG cAAAAACATGTCCTGCTGTAACAGTCCTTTCCAGTTCAGCGCCGATGAGGCCAGAGCCGTCGTTCAGTCG GCTCCTGCTTTTGGTAGTGCACATCCTGTGTCTGCTGAAG TGGACAAATGGCATTTCGTATGA